The following are encoded together in the Nocardia sp. XZ_19_385 genome:
- a CDS encoding ATP/GTP-binding protein has translation MASENFDQHNPNAPRLAASVKILIAGGFGVGKTTMVSAISEITPLRTEELITEVSSGVDDLSGVEQKHTTTVALDFGRITIDQDLVLYLFGTPGQDRFWFLWDELSRGALGAVVLADTRRLSNSFAAVDYFERRGVPFMVGVNCFDDAPRYTVDEVRDALDLDPQTPVLLCDARNRDSAKNALLVLMEHLIELAGRAPVPS, from the coding sequence ATGGCATCCGAAAACTTTGACCAGCACAACCCGAACGCGCCCCGGCTGGCGGCGTCGGTCAAAATCCTTATCGCCGGCGGCTTCGGCGTCGGCAAGACGACCATGGTGTCGGCGATCAGCGAGATCACCCCGCTGCGCACCGAAGAGCTGATCACCGAGGTGTCCAGCGGCGTCGACGATCTGTCCGGTGTGGAGCAGAAGCACACCACCACAGTGGCTTTGGACTTCGGGCGCATCACCATCGACCAGGATCTGGTGCTGTACCTGTTCGGTACGCCCGGCCAGGACCGGTTCTGGTTCCTCTGGGACGAGCTGTCCCGGGGCGCGCTCGGCGCGGTGGTGCTGGCCGACACCCGGCGGTTGAGCAATTCCTTTGCGGCAGTCGACTATTTCGAACGCCGCGGCGTTCCGTTCATGGTCGGGGTGAACTGCTTCGACGACGCACCGCGGTACACGGTGGACGAGGTGCGCGACGCCCTCGACCTCGACCCGCAGACCCCGGTGCTGCTCTGCGATGCCCGCAACCGGGACTCGGCCAAGAACGCGCTGCTGGTGCTGATGGAGCACCTCATCGAATTGGCCGGTCGCGCACCGGTTCCCAGCTAA
- a CDS encoding NUDIX domain-containing protein, whose amino-acid sequence MAEQRLIDTVAWVRIEDGRILCARPRGKDVFYIPGGKREGTETDLQTLLREIEEELTVALLPDTVAHVGTYEAADNGLLVRMSCYTADYRGTLAASSEIDALAWFAYADRELVPPVDQLLFDDLVAAGQLS is encoded by the coding sequence GTGGCGGAGCAACGGCTGATCGATACAGTGGCGTGGGTGCGGATCGAGGACGGACGGATCCTGTGCGCCCGCCCGCGCGGCAAGGATGTTTTCTACATCCCCGGCGGCAAACGCGAAGGCACGGAGACCGATCTGCAGACTCTGCTGCGCGAGATCGAAGAAGAACTCACCGTCGCGCTGCTCCCGGACACCGTCGCGCACGTGGGCACCTACGAGGCCGCCGACAACGGACTGCTGGTCCGGATGAGCTGCTACACCGCCGATTACCGCGGCACGCTCGCCGCGAGCAGCGAGATCGACGCCCTCGCCTGGTTTGCCTACGCCGATCGGGAGCTGGTGCCCCCGGTCGATCAGCTACTTTTCGACGACCTGGTTGCCGCCGGACAGCTGAGCTGA
- a CDS encoding helix-turn-helix domain-containing protein, with product MRRMSFEDMNCSVAQCLEVVGEWWTLLIVRDALFGVTRFDDFRARLGIARNVLTQRLEHLVAHGVLTREPYQQNPIRYDYRLTAKGRALWSVVNAMRQWGDEWAAPDGPPIQAVHESCGHVATIEPHCSSCGERVHARDLHPVYGPGARDHTLLPG from the coding sequence ATGCGGAGGATGAGCTTCGAGGACATGAACTGCTCGGTGGCGCAATGCCTGGAAGTGGTCGGGGAGTGGTGGACGCTGCTCATCGTGCGCGACGCGCTGTTCGGGGTAACCCGCTTCGACGACTTCCGCGCCCGCCTCGGCATCGCCCGCAACGTGCTCACCCAGCGCCTGGAACACCTTGTCGCCCACGGCGTCCTGACCCGGGAGCCCTACCAGCAGAACCCGATCCGCTACGACTACCGGCTCACCGCCAAGGGCCGCGCGCTGTGGTCGGTCGTCAACGCCATGCGGCAGTGGGGCGACGAATGGGCCGCCCCGGACGGCCCGCCGATCCAGGCGGTGCACGAAAGCTGCGGCCACGTCGCGACTATCGAGCCGCACTGCTCGTCCTGCGGCGAGCGTGTGCACGCGCGCGACCTGCATCCCGTCTACGGCCCTGGCGCCCGCGACCACACTTTGCTGCCCGGCTGA
- a CDS encoding MFS transporter — protein sequence MNVPVAPEDPSPRPPAGAPLPAGNPSLDSQGSRPGLVLAIVSIGVLLSSLDLFIVNVALPDMAADFGGADIAGLSWVLNAYAIVFAALLVPAGRLGDRSGTPNAFLLGLALFVLGSALCATAWDVGSLVAFRVIQAIGGAILTPTSLGLVLAATPAERRPTAVRLWVAFGGLGAALGPVLGGVLVEFGWRWVFLVNVPIGVIALIAGVRKLPKPAGGGGRFPDLVGALLLAAGIGAFVLALVQGADWGWSSTGTLGAFAVAVLAGTGFVFSSARHPSPVVDPELLRIPNFALMVTNGILFNMAFGAMLLSFVLWSQEVWDWSALRSGLAVAPGPLVVPIVAILAGKLIARIGPGPVIALGGTAFAAGLLWWATALTLEPNYAAGGLGGMLLTGLGVGLTLPTSFATGTGALPPHRFATGSAVLSMSRQIGLAIGVALFVLVLGSAADPQTTLDAFQRGWYVIAGVAFLAGLVGLAARLPRPVDAKPAPAQQAKLRKTRRD from the coding sequence GTGAATGTTCCTGTCGCACCGGAAGATCCGTCACCGCGGCCGCCCGCTGGAGCCCCACTACCCGCGGGCAACCCGTCTCTGGATTCCCAGGGATCCAGACCTGGGCTGGTTCTCGCCATCGTGTCGATCGGCGTGCTGCTGTCGAGTCTCGATCTGTTCATCGTCAACGTGGCGCTACCCGACATGGCGGCGGATTTCGGCGGCGCCGACATCGCCGGGCTGTCCTGGGTGCTCAACGCCTACGCGATCGTGTTCGCCGCACTGCTGGTGCCCGCCGGACGGCTCGGTGACCGCAGCGGCACCCCCAACGCCTTCCTGCTCGGGCTCGCGCTGTTCGTACTCGGCTCGGCCCTGTGCGCGACCGCGTGGGATGTCGGGTCGCTGGTGGCGTTCCGCGTGATCCAGGCGATCGGCGGCGCGATCCTCACACCCACCTCGCTGGGCCTGGTGCTGGCGGCGACCCCGGCCGAGCGCAGGCCGACAGCGGTCCGCTTGTGGGTCGCGTTCGGCGGACTCGGTGCCGCGCTCGGCCCCGTACTCGGTGGCGTACTCGTCGAATTCGGCTGGCGCTGGGTATTTCTGGTGAATGTGCCGATCGGCGTGATCGCGCTCATCGCCGGAGTGCGCAAGCTGCCGAAGCCCGCCGGTGGCGGCGGACGATTCCCAGACCTGGTCGGCGCGCTCCTGCTGGCCGCGGGCATCGGGGCCTTCGTCCTGGCACTGGTGCAGGGTGCGGACTGGGGCTGGTCGTCGACCGGCACCCTTGGCGCGTTCGCTGTCGCCGTCTTGGCGGGTACTGGTTTCGTGTTCTCCTCGGCCCGCCATCCCAGCCCCGTGGTCGACCCCGAACTGCTCCGCATCCCGAACTTCGCCCTGATGGTGACCAACGGCATCCTGTTCAACATGGCCTTCGGCGCCATGCTCCTGTCCTTCGTCCTCTGGTCCCAAGAGGTGTGGGACTGGTCGGCCCTCCGCTCAGGCCTCGCCGTCGCCCCCGGCCCCCTCGTCGTACCGATCGTCGCGATCCTCGCCGGCAAACTCATCGCCCGAATCGGCCCAGGCCCCGTAATCGCCTTGGGCGGCACCGCTTTCGCAGCAGGCCTGCTCTGGTGGGCAACAGCCCTCACCCTCGAACCTAACTACGCCGCCGGCGGCCTCGGCGGCATGCTCCTAACCGGCCTCGGCGTCGGCCTCACCCTCCCCACCTCCTTCGCCACCGGCACCGGCGCCCTCCCACCCCACCGCTTCGCCACCGGCTCAGCGGTTTTGAGCATGTCCCGCCAAATCGGACTAGCAATCGGCGTGGCACTGTTCGTCCTGGTGCTGGGCTCCGCCGCCGATCCCCAAACCACGCTCGACGCATTCCAGCGCGGTTGGTACGTCATCGCGGGTGTGGCATTCCTCGCCGGTTTGGTCGGATTGGCTGCGCGGTTGCCTCGGCCAGTCGACGCGAAGCCTGCCCCCGCTCAGCAGGCCAAGCTGAGGAAGACTCGCCGCGACTGA
- a CDS encoding ABC transporter permease produces MSAVETLPNRSRLFWVVADCWNVVRRGLTHYQRQPVNIAWQLGFPILSVLLYGYVFGSAMVVPGGGDYRDFLMPGMFVMTMAFGFINTATLVVYDATNGVIDRFRSMPMAPSAVVSGRGVTDLLVACAELTILMLTALVIGWRPDGGILGAIVSFALLLWLRFALIWVGVWLGLLVPNPEAAGGLFAVAFPLTMISSIFVAPQLMPSWLGAIASWNPISSTAAATRELFGSPVGSGDTWIEQHAVLMAVIWPLILTAIFLPLAVRRFQRLSR; encoded by the coding sequence ATGTCCGCCGTCGAAACTCTCCCGAACCGTTCCCGCCTGTTCTGGGTGGTCGCCGACTGCTGGAATGTGGTGCGGCGCGGGCTGACCCACTATCAACGCCAGCCGGTGAACATCGCCTGGCAGCTCGGTTTCCCGATCCTGTCGGTGCTGCTCTACGGCTACGTCTTCGGCAGCGCCATGGTCGTCCCCGGCGGCGGCGACTATCGGGACTTCCTGATGCCCGGCATGTTCGTGATGACCATGGCGTTCGGGTTCATCAACACCGCGACCCTGGTCGTCTACGACGCCACCAACGGCGTGATCGATCGGTTCCGCTCCATGCCGATGGCGCCGTCCGCGGTGGTGTCCGGTCGCGGCGTCACCGACCTGCTGGTGGCCTGCGCCGAGCTGACCATCCTCATGTTGACCGCCCTGGTCATCGGCTGGCGCCCGGACGGCGGAATCCTCGGCGCCATAGTCTCTTTCGCACTCCTGCTGTGGTTGCGGTTCGCCCTGATCTGGGTCGGCGTCTGGCTCGGCCTGCTGGTGCCGAACCCGGAGGCAGCGGGCGGCCTCTTCGCAGTCGCCTTCCCCCTGACCATGATCTCCAGCATCTTCGTCGCCCCCCAACTCATGCCGAGCTGGCTGGGCGCGATCGCCTCCTGGAACCCGATCTCCTCCACAGCCGCGGCAACCCGCGAACTGTTCGGCAGCCCGGTCGGCAGCGGTGACACCTGGATCGAACAGCATGCGGTCCTGATGGCGGTGATCTGGCCGCTGATCCTCACCGCAATCTTCCTACCGCTGGCGGTGCGCCGATTCCAGCGCCTGAGCCGCTGA
- a CDS encoding ATP-binding cassette domain-containing protein translates to MRVNEYAVQAEGLRKKYGDKNALDGFDLTVRRGTVHGLLGPNGAGKTTAVRILSTLVRLDGGQATVAGLDVVRQPREVRAAIGLTGQYAAVDEVLTGRQNLEMFGRLFHLGGRRAKTRAVELLERFELADAADKGVGKYSGGMRRRLDLAASMILAPEVLFLDEPTTGLDPRSRGEVWESVRALVADGTTVLLTTQYLEEADRLASHITVIDQGRAIADDTPDGLKNILGGDQIVVVASEVADLPAVAKVVARVCEGEPEIDDVERRVHAPVTDRVAALTEVARTLQDEGIVVEDIGLRRPSLDDVFLQLTGHRTETTEEAA, encoded by the coding sequence ATGAGGGTGAACGAATACGCGGTGCAAGCCGAAGGGCTCCGCAAGAAGTACGGGGACAAGAACGCTTTGGACGGTTTCGACCTCACGGTGCGCCGGGGCACCGTGCACGGGCTGCTCGGTCCCAATGGCGCCGGGAAAACGACTGCGGTGCGGATCCTTTCGACACTGGTGCGCCTGGATGGCGGGCAGGCCACGGTGGCCGGACTCGACGTGGTGCGGCAGCCGCGGGAGGTGCGCGCCGCCATCGGTCTCACCGGTCAGTACGCGGCCGTCGACGAGGTGCTCACCGGGCGGCAGAATCTCGAAATGTTCGGGCGGCTCTTCCATTTGGGCGGTCGCCGGGCCAAAACGCGCGCTGTCGAACTGCTCGAACGTTTCGAGCTGGCCGACGCCGCGGACAAGGGTGTCGGCAAGTACAGCGGCGGCATGCGTCGCCGGCTCGACCTGGCCGCGTCGATGATCCTCGCGCCGGAGGTGCTGTTCCTGGACGAGCCGACCACCGGCCTGGATCCACGCAGCCGCGGCGAGGTGTGGGAATCGGTGCGCGCCTTGGTCGCCGACGGGACCACCGTCCTGCTCACCACCCAGTATCTGGAAGAGGCCGACAGGCTGGCCTCACACATCACGGTGATCGATCAGGGCCGGGCCATCGCCGATGACACCCCCGACGGGCTCAAGAACATTCTCGGCGGCGACCAGATCGTGGTGGTGGCCAGCGAGGTCGCAGATCTGCCGGCGGTCGCGAAAGTCGTTGCGCGCGTTTGTGAGGGCGAACCCGAGATCGACGACGTCGAACGGCGGGTGCACGCACCGGTCACCGACCGCGTCGCCGCCCTCACCGAAGTGGCGCGGACGTTGCAGGACGAAGGCATCGTCGTCGAGGACATCGGCCTGCGCCGGCCCAGCCTCGACGATGTCTTCCTGCAGCTCACCGGCCACCGCACCGAAACCACCGAGGAGGCCGCGTGA
- a CDS encoding TetR/AcrR family transcriptional regulator: MTSTETSGSGDIARTLDLLWDNGPRPSRGPKPGLTLDQIVEAAVRVADTEGLGAVTMRRVATELGIGTMTLYRYLPGKGELLDLMLDRVQQPTPADHGAPGWRAALERMAYETLTLYRRHPWLIQVNQTRPIMGPAAIQGMELILGQIKPMGLTDQELIGVVVTVDGYVTGAARSQLYHEEAERKSGLTDAEFWEAQLPVLERELASGKYPLMATLSEDAFDQSFDHFGFGLQSILDGFEVLVNRRA, from the coding sequence ATGACCAGCACGGAAACCAGCGGCAGCGGAGATATCGCGCGCACCCTAGACCTGCTGTGGGACAACGGCCCCCGCCCCAGTCGCGGCCCGAAGCCCGGGCTCACGCTGGATCAGATCGTCGAGGCCGCCGTGCGGGTGGCCGACACCGAGGGGCTGGGCGCGGTCACGATGCGCCGGGTCGCGACCGAGCTCGGCATCGGCACCATGACGCTGTACCGGTACCTGCCCGGCAAGGGCGAGTTGCTCGATCTGATGCTGGACCGGGTGCAGCAGCCGACGCCGGCCGACCACGGCGCGCCCGGCTGGCGGGCCGCGCTCGAGCGCATGGCCTACGAGACGCTCACGCTCTACCGCCGCCACCCGTGGCTGATCCAGGTCAACCAGACTCGGCCGATCATGGGCCCCGCGGCGATCCAAGGCATGGAACTGATCCTGGGACAGATCAAACCGATGGGATTGACCGACCAGGAACTGATCGGCGTCGTCGTCACCGTCGACGGGTATGTCACCGGCGCGGCCCGCAGCCAGCTCTATCACGAGGAAGCCGAGCGCAAATCCGGCCTCACCGACGCCGAATTCTGGGAGGCGCAGCTGCCGGTCTTGGAGCGCGAACTGGCCTCGGGAAAGTATCCGCTGATGGCGACCCTGTCCGAGGACGCGTTCGACCAGAGCTTCGACCACTTCGGATTCGGGCTGCAAAGCATCCTCGACGGGTTCGAGGTGCTGGTGAATCGGCGGGCCTGA
- a CDS encoding NmrA family NAD(P)-binding protein — protein MTTLVTGATGNTGRHVVRELLERGEKVRALTRSPAAAVQVLPSGVELVEGTHTAPKTVSFEGIDRLHVTVTAGLAEVGPELVQRAVDSGVRRITVVWGGAVGPTEEAIADSGVEWTRVEPQEFMSNTLNWVDSIRAEGVVREPYDLPSALVHEADIGAVAAVALLEDGRSGRAYNLTGPQALTPRERIALLSRAAGREIAFVPMTHEQAVDRLMATGVSREDAEYVIGWYAAPPAESATVVDTVERVTGRPARTFEQWVAENAQRFQ, from the coding sequence ATGACGACACTGGTTACCGGCGCCACCGGAAACACTGGCCGCCACGTGGTGCGAGAACTGCTCGAGCGCGGGGAGAAGGTCCGCGCGCTGACGCGCAGTCCCGCTGCGGCCGTACAGGTTCTGCCGTCGGGCGTCGAACTGGTCGAGGGTACGCACACCGCGCCGAAGACGGTCTCCTTCGAGGGCATCGACCGATTGCACGTCACCGTGACGGCGGGTCTCGCCGAAGTGGGGCCGGAACTGGTCCAGCGGGCCGTCGATTCCGGCGTCCGGCGCATCACCGTGGTGTGGGGCGGCGCGGTCGGACCGACCGAGGAGGCGATCGCCGACTCGGGTGTGGAGTGGACCCGCGTGGAGCCGCAGGAATTCATGTCCAACACCCTGAACTGGGTCGATTCGATTCGCGCCGAGGGTGTAGTCCGCGAACCCTACGACCTCCCGAGCGCGCTCGTGCACGAGGCCGACATCGGCGCGGTGGCCGCGGTCGCTCTGCTCGAAGACGGTCGCTCAGGCCGCGCGTACAACCTCACCGGACCCCAGGCGCTGACACCGCGGGAACGCATCGCGCTGCTGTCTCGGGCGGCCGGGCGTGAGATCGCCTTCGTCCCGATGACCCACGAGCAGGCAGTCGACCGGCTGATGGCCACCGGCGTCTCCCGGGAGGACGCCGAGTACGTCATCGGCTGGTACGCCGCGCCGCCGGCCGAATCGGCGACCGTCGTGGATACGGTCGAACGGGTAACCGGCCGTCCCGCCCGCACTTTCGAGCAGTGGGTGGCCGAGAACGCGCAGCGCTTTCAGTAG
- a CDS encoding winged helix DNA-binding domain-containing protein encodes MQVSWDQVFTWRLARQYISDPTSAQVPVIVERLCGVQTQVGSAAEAAVALRRKTPKSGALSQALSKGTLFKTWAMRGTLHALTPESAAAFLPLMAATRIWEKPSWQKTFGATPAEVEALTAAVSQILENKALTRDELVEALLADKAFHKMGEELKSGWGALLKPLAWQGALCHGAAQGNRVTFTTPAKLIAGWKSLPEPDAAAPAAVTAYLGAYGPATPDAFDGWLSRNNNRKPAVRGWFSDLGDALTQVDIEGTKAYIRAEHADELAAVQPQKSVHFLGAFDQYVLGPGTKDTELLPAAHRSDVSRTAGWIAPLVVVDGRIAGTWERDGGNLVVSMFDGAKPPAKKLDAAASRVAAALGIDVVKVVSA; translated from the coding sequence GTGCAGGTCAGCTGGGATCAGGTGTTCACGTGGCGGCTGGCACGCCAGTACATCTCGGATCCGACCTCGGCGCAGGTGCCCGTCATCGTCGAACGACTCTGCGGCGTGCAGACCCAAGTCGGTTCGGCCGCGGAAGCCGCGGTGGCGCTGCGCCGTAAGACTCCCAAGTCCGGAGCCCTCTCCCAAGCCCTCTCGAAGGGCACGCTGTTCAAGACCTGGGCCATGCGCGGGACGCTGCACGCGCTGACCCCCGAATCGGCCGCTGCCTTCCTGCCGCTGATGGCCGCGACGCGGATCTGGGAAAAGCCCTCCTGGCAAAAGACTTTCGGCGCTACCCCAGCCGAGGTCGAGGCGCTCACCGCGGCCGTTTCGCAAATCCTGGAGAACAAGGCGCTGACTCGTGACGAGCTGGTCGAAGCCCTGCTCGCGGACAAGGCGTTCCACAAAATGGGGGAGGAGCTGAAGTCCGGTTGGGGCGCTTTACTCAAGCCGCTGGCCTGGCAGGGCGCGCTGTGTCACGGTGCGGCACAGGGCAATCGGGTCACCTTCACCACCCCCGCCAAGCTGATTGCGGGCTGGAAGAGCCTCCCCGAACCGGACGCGGCGGCCCCCGCCGCCGTCACCGCCTATCTCGGCGCGTACGGCCCGGCCACCCCGGATGCCTTCGACGGCTGGCTCAGTCGCAACAACAACCGCAAACCCGCTGTCCGCGGCTGGTTCTCGGACTTGGGTGACGCTCTCACGCAAGTCGATATCGAGGGCACCAAGGCCTACATCCGCGCCGAGCACGCCGACGAACTCGCCGCCGTGCAGCCCCAGAAGTCGGTCCACTTCCTGGGCGCCTTCGACCAGTACGTCCTCGGTCCCGGCACCAAGGACACCGAATTGCTGCCCGCCGCACACCGATCCGATGTCAGCAGGACAGCGGGTTGGATCGCCCCGCTCGTCGTGGTCGACGGCCGCATCGCGGGTACCTGGGAGAGGGACGGCGGCAACTTGGTTGTGTCGATGTTCGACGGCGCGAAACCGCCCGCTAAGAAACTCGACGCCGCAGCTTCCAGGGTCGCCGCGGCGCTCGGCATCGATGTCGTGAAAGTCGTATCTGCCTAA
- a CDS encoding BlaI/MecI/CopY family transcriptional regulator produces MRGFGDLEAVIMDRIWDRDSEHSTVRDFYEELSAEREIAYTTVMSTMDNLHRKGWLARERAGKAYRYWPTVTREEHSARVMLEALESGGRSDLVLSYFVDQISAEESAGLRAALRRVTARQAPR; encoded by the coding sequence GTGCGTGGATTCGGAGATTTGGAAGCCGTGATCATGGACCGGATCTGGGATCGGGATTCCGAGCACAGCACGGTGCGCGACTTCTACGAGGAACTCAGCGCCGAACGCGAGATCGCCTACACCACCGTCATGTCCACCATGGACAATCTGCATCGCAAGGGCTGGCTGGCGCGTGAGCGCGCCGGCAAGGCCTACCGGTACTGGCCGACGGTGACCCGGGAGGAACACAGCGCGCGGGTGATGCTGGAAGCGCTGGAGTCCGGCGGCCGCTCGGATCTGGTGCTGAGCTACTTCGTCGATCAGATCAGCGCCGAGGAATCGGCGGGTCTGCGCGCGGCCTTACGGCGCGTCACCGCCCGGCAGGCGCCGCGCTGA
- the dinB gene encoding DNA polymerase IV: MTDESRGHPRIQARAEATILHADLDSFYASVEQRDDPRLRGKPVIVGGGVVLAASYEAKAFGIRTPMNGGQAIRLCPHAIVVPPRMSAYAEASKAVFEVFRDTTPIVEGISIDEAFLDVGGLRRIAGEPVAIAQRLRADIRDRVGLPISVGIARTKFLAKVASAVAKPDGLRLVPPDGELDFLHPLPVERLWGVGDVTAAKLHEHGITRIAQLAELGESPLRAIVGPAAARHLFALSMALDPRRVETGRRRRSIGAQRALGRNHRPPEEIEAYLHGLTDRLGRRLRAADRVCRTVVLRMRFDDFSRATRSHTLPEATDSTATILSTARTLLATATPMISERGLTLIGLALTNLEDADTAQLTLPLESRADNTLDATLDDLRRRFGSAAVTRAALLHRGEGISVPLLPD, encoded by the coding sequence ATGACAGACGAATCCCGCGGCCACCCGCGCATCCAGGCCCGGGCCGAGGCCACGATCCTGCACGCCGACCTCGACTCCTTCTACGCCTCGGTCGAACAGCGCGACGATCCGCGGCTGCGCGGGAAGCCGGTGATCGTCGGCGGCGGTGTGGTTTTGGCGGCCAGCTACGAAGCGAAAGCGTTCGGGATTCGGACGCCGATGAACGGCGGGCAGGCGATCCGGCTGTGCCCGCACGCCATTGTCGTGCCGCCGCGCATGAGCGCCTACGCCGAGGCGAGCAAAGCGGTGTTCGAGGTCTTCCGGGACACCACGCCGATCGTCGAGGGCATCTCCATCGACGAGGCGTTCCTCGATGTCGGCGGATTGCGCCGGATCGCGGGCGAGCCGGTGGCGATCGCGCAGCGGCTGCGCGCGGACATCCGCGACCGGGTCGGCCTGCCCATTTCGGTCGGCATCGCGCGCACCAAGTTCCTCGCCAAGGTCGCGAGTGCGGTGGCCAAGCCCGACGGCCTGCGCCTGGTCCCGCCTGACGGCGAATTGGATTTCCTGCATCCGCTGCCTGTCGAAAGGCTGTGGGGCGTAGGCGATGTCACTGCGGCGAAACTGCACGAGCACGGCATCACCCGGATCGCTCAGCTGGCCGAACTGGGCGAGAGTCCGCTGCGCGCCATCGTCGGTCCCGCCGCTGCCCGGCATCTGTTCGCCCTGTCGATGGCCCTCGACCCACGGCGGGTCGAAACCGGCCGCCGGCGACGCTCGATCGGCGCGCAACGCGCCCTCGGACGCAACCACCGCCCACCCGAGGAAATCGAGGCCTACCTGCACGGCCTCACCGACCGGCTCGGCCGCCGCCTGCGCGCGGCCGACCGCGTGTGCCGAACGGTGGTGCTGCGCATGCGTTTCGACGATTTCAGCCGCGCGACCCGCTCGCACACGCTGCCCGAAGCCACCGATTCCACCGCCACGATCCTGTCCACCGCGCGCACCTTGCTCGCGACGGCCACGCCAATGATCTCCGAGCGCGGCCTCACCCTGATCGGCCTCGCGCTGACGAATCTCGAGGATGCGGACACGGCGCAACTGACCCTGCCGCTGGAGTCGCGCGCCGACAACACCCTGGACGCGACGCTCGACGATCTGCGCCGCCGCTTCGGCTCGGCCGCGGTTACCCGTGCGGCGCTGCTGCACCGCGGCGAGGGCATTTCCGTTCCGCTGCTTCCGGACTGA